One genomic window of Candidatus Poribacteria bacterium includes the following:
- a CDS encoding 2-dehydro-3-deoxyglucarate aldolase: MPHGSVTVEGNGVKTNTTKRLLAEGKPAVGSWISLCSSISAEYMAHLGFDWLVVDTEHSPVGFETMVQCFQAICTTPTMPMVRVANNDVTLIKRVLDAGAMGIVVPMVLNAEEAKQAVAAAKYPPVGIRSVGGGRCMVYGDDYFTWANDETCVIVQIEHIEAVQRTEEILSVSGVDAAFIGPNDLAWSMGTKPGTPDHEAAIQQVLATAKRMRRAVGIHTPSGGVAKQRIEQGFQFVAIASDAAYAKAYGQVQLAEARSARI; encoded by the coding sequence ATGCCACATGGTTCGGTCACTGTGGAAGGGAATGGCGTGAAGACCAATACGACGAAGCGACTGCTCGCGGAGGGGAAGCCTGCCGTCGGCAGTTGGATATCTCTGTGCTCCTCCATCTCGGCGGAGTACATGGCGCATCTCGGGTTCGATTGGCTCGTCGTCGATACGGAGCACAGCCCGGTCGGGTTCGAGACGATGGTCCAGTGCTTCCAAGCGATCTGCACGACCCCGACGATGCCCATGGTACGCGTCGCGAACAACGACGTGACGCTCATCAAGCGCGTCCTGGACGCCGGGGCGATGGGGATCGTCGTCCCGATGGTGCTGAACGCCGAGGAGGCGAAGCAGGCGGTCGCCGCCGCCAAATACCCGCCCGTCGGGATCCGCTCCGTCGGCGGCGGACGGTGCATGGTCTACGGCGACGATTACTTCACGTGGGCGAACGACGAGACGTGCGTCATCGTGCAGATCGAGCATATCGAAGCGGTGCAGCGTACCGAGGAGATACTGTCCGTTTCCGGCGTCGATGCGGCGTTCATCGGTCCCAACGACCTGGCTTGGTCGATGGGAACCAAGCCCGGGACGCCGGATCACGAAGCGGCGATCCAGCAAGTGCTCGCCACGGCGAAGCGGATGCGCCGAGCGGTAGGAATCCATACGCCCAGTGGGGGCGTCGCGAAGCAGCGGATCGAGCAGGGGTTCCAGTTCGTCGCCATCGCGTCCGACGCCGCCTATGCAAAGGCGTACGGGCAGGTTCAGCTCGCTGAAGCGCGCAGCG